A window of Chthoniobacterales bacterium genomic DNA:
CAGGTCGCCGAAATAGAAGCGCTCAACGCCGACCTCGACGGGTTCAGGATTTTCAGCGGGACCGAGTGCGACATCCTCAAGGACGGCAAGCTCGACTTCCCCGATCCGGTCCTCGCGCGCCTCGACTATGTCGTGGCCAGCGTCCATTCGTCGTTCACGCTCGGCGAGGCCGAGATGACCAAGCGTCTCATCCGTGCCATGGAAAATCCCCATGTCACCATGCTCGGGCATATGACCGGACGCCTCCTTCTCCGACGGGAGTCGTATGCGGTCAACATTCCCGCTGTGCTCGACGCCGCCGCGGAAACCGGCACATTCGTCGAACTCAATGCCGATCCGCACCGTCTCGACCTTGATTGGCGCTGGTGGCGCTTGGCCGTCGAGAAGGGTGTGAAATGCGTTATAAATCCGGATGCCCATTCGACCGAGGGTCTGCAAAATCTTTGGTTCGGCGTCGGTTCGGCGCGGAAGGGCTGGCTGACGAAAAACGACGTGGTCAATTGTCTGCCGCTGAAAAAAGTCATTCCCGTGCTTGAAGCCAAACGAAGGGGCAATCGTCCATGACCGACCAAGGATTCAAACTCTGGCTCAAGCGCACGCGTGCCGCCGTGGAAAAAGCCTTGCGTGCCTCCGTGCCCGCCTCCGCGACCAAGCCGGTGACGATCCATCGTGCCATGCGCTACAGTCTGCTCGCCGGCGGCAAGCGTCTGCGTCCCGTTCTTTGCTGCGCCGCTTCCGAGGCTTGCGGCGGCACGACGAGCGATGCTCTCCCCGCTGCGTGTGCGGCCGAGATGGTCCACGCCTACTCTCTCATCCACGACGACCTTCCCTGCATGGATGACGACGATCTGCGCCGCGGCAAACCGACATCGCATAAAGTTTTCGGCGAAGGTGTCGCCGTCTTGTGCGGCGATGCACTCCTTACCGAGGCCTTCGCCGTGCTGGCGCGGTCCGAGCCACGCGCGCGTTTTACCGCGGCGGACCTCGTCGGCGAATTGTCGCACGCCGCGGGATCGCGCGGGTTGATCGCCGGACAGGTCGCTGATCTCCAAGCGGAAGGGAAAAAGCCGTCCGAGGCTCCGCTTTATTTTATCCACGCCGCCAAAACGGGGATGCTTCTGCGCGCCGCCCTCAAGCTCGGCGGGATGTGCGCCGGCGGAAGCAAAAAACAAATCGCCGCGCTCGATCGTTTCGGATTCGCCCTCGGCCTCGCGTTCCAGATCCAAGATGACATCCTCGACGCGACGCAAAGCGCGAAGAAGCTCGGCAAGTCCGCCGGCAAAGACGCCAAGGCGGGCAAGATGACATTTCCTGCACTTTACGGATTGGATCAGTCGCGGGAGCTATCTGCACATTGGACGCGGGAAGCGATCCGGTCCCTGCGCGTCTTCGGGGTCAAGGGGGAGAAGCTGCGGCACCTGGCGGAGCTGATTCTCCAACGGCAGCGCTGACTTGGCGGTGGAGTGCCGCCCGCGGGTCACCAGAAACGGAAGCCGAAAACGATGAAGCCCTTGGGCTTTCCTTCGTCGTTCGGGTCCCAAGAAGTCATGTAGCGCCCGTCGCCGTAACCTTTGGCGGCAAGCGGATTGACCAGTTGCCACGGTTGCTTCATTTGGAATGCGGCGGCCACGACGCCCTCGAGCGTCGAGTCGGGATCCAAGGGGGAGACGGACTTCGGGGGAGGTGCCACCTCG
This region includes:
- a CDS encoding polyprenyl synthetase family protein: MTDQGFKLWLKRTRAAVEKALRASVPASATKPVTIHRAMRYSLLAGGKRLRPVLCCAASEACGGTTSDALPAACAAEMVHAYSLIHDDLPCMDDDDLRRGKPTSHKVFGEGVAVLCGDALLTEAFAVLARSEPRARFTAADLVGELSHAAGSRGLIAGQVADLQAEGKKPSEAPLYFIHAAKTGMLLRAALKLGGMCAGGSKKQIAALDRFGFALGLAFQIQDDILDATQSAKKLGKSAGKDAKAGKMTFPALYGLDQSRELSAHWTREAIRSLRVFGVKGEKLRHLAELILQRQR